One Candidatus Hydrogenedentota bacterium DNA segment encodes these proteins:
- a CDS encoding S-methyl-5'-thioadenosine phosphorylase: protein MSKRKPLLGVIGGSGVYDFAELEDRHWVKVESPFGEPSDELLFGVFEGEQLVFLPRHGRGHRIPPSEINFRANIDALKRAGVTQVLSISAVGSLRENLHPGDFVIVDQFIDRTFARNKSFFGTGMVAHVSMAHPVCGHLGDCVEDAAKALAVKVERGGTYMVMEGPQFSSMAESHLYRSWNCDVIGMTNMPEAKLAREAEMCYATVAMVTDYDCWHPDHDHVTVDQIVKILHANADNARDLIKKLIPVLKRPGCVCTKGCQTALEFALITAPDARDPQILKKLDAVAGRVIGK from the coding sequence ATGTCTAAACGCAAACCATTGCTGGGCGTCATCGGCGGGAGCGGAGTATACGACTTCGCCGAGCTCGAAGACCGCCATTGGGTGAAGGTCGAGTCGCCGTTCGGCGAGCCGTCGGACGAACTCTTGTTTGGCGTGTTCGAGGGCGAACAGCTTGTATTCTTACCGCGGCACGGGCGCGGCCACCGCATCCCGCCATCGGAAATAAATTTCCGCGCAAACATCGACGCGCTCAAGCGTGCGGGCGTGACGCAGGTCCTTTCGATCAGCGCCGTGGGATCGCTGAGGGAGAACCTGCACCCCGGTGATTTCGTGATCGTCGACCAATTCATTGATCGCACCTTCGCGCGGAACAAGTCGTTTTTCGGCACGGGCATGGTCGCGCACGTATCGATGGCGCATCCTGTGTGCGGCCACCTCGGCGACTGTGTCGAGGACGCGGCGAAAGCATTGGCGGTGAAAGTCGAACGCGGCGGAACGTACATGGTCATGGAGGGTCCGCAGTTCTCGTCAATGGCGGAGTCGCACCTGTATCGTTCGTGGAACTGCGACGTGATCGGCATGACGAACATGCCGGAGGCAAAGCTCGCGCGGGAAGCGGAGATGTGCTACGCAACCGTCGCCATGGTGACGGATTACGATTGCTGGCACCCGGACCACGATCATGTGACGGTCGATCAAATCGTCAAGATTCTGCACGCCAACGCGGACAACGCGCGAGACCTCATCAAGAAACTTATTCCGGTTCTGAAGCGTCCGGGGTGCGTTTGCACGAAGGGGTGCCAGACGGCGCTCGAGTTTGCGCTTATCACCGCGCCGGATGCGCGCGATCCGCAAATACTGAAAAAGCTCGACGCCGTCGCGGGGCGCGTGATCGGGAAATGA